TTTCTGAATAAAATTCGGACGGTACTTTGCATCATTAAAGAACGCATCGTAAACAGATTTTGTTACTGAGAAGTTTACATCAATTCCGATTAAATCCATCAGCTCAAATGGTCCCATAGCAAATCCGCCGCAAGTCTTCATTACGCTATCTATAGTTTTCACATCTGATGTGCCTTCACTTAAAATTCTTAAAGCTTCGCCGTAGAAAGGACGGGCAATTCGATTTACAATAAACGCAGGAGTATCTTTTGCAAGCACAGGGACTTTCTTTATTGCTAAAGTTAATTCAGTGGTTGCTTTAATTGCAGAATCAGAAGTAAAGTCTCCTTTCACAATTTCTACGAGCTTCATAATATTAGCAGGATTGAAAAAGTGCATACCAATAACTCTCTCAGGATTCTTTTTTACAATAGTAGAAATTGTTGTAATTGAAAGTGATGATGTATTTGTTGAAAGGATAACATTATCTCTGCAGATAATATCTAAGTCGGTAAACAGTTTTTTCTTCAAGTCCATACTTTCAGGAGCTGCTTCAATTATAAAATCTGCACCGGAAAAAGAATTGAAATCCGAAGTAAGATAGAGTCTGCCGAGAATTTGTTCTTTGGCTTCTAAAGTAATTTTATTTTTCTCAACTCCTTTTTGCAAACCTTTATCTATCGATGCCTTTGCATTTGAGATAATTTCATCGTTTATATCATAGAGGATAGTATTGTATCCGGCAGTTGCTGTGGAAATTGCAATTCCCCTGCCCATCGTGCCGGAGCCGATTACTCCGATTGTTTTTATATCGCTAAAATTCATTATTATATTTTGTTATATAATTTGCGTTTTTCAGAGGAGAAATTAAATTCAAAAAAGATTCTTTTATAGCTATTTTAAGCTTTAAATAGAGTTATGAAATTTATCTGGATAAGCGGGTCAATTAATTCAGGCAAAAGCACAATCGCCGCTGAATTGAATAAGAGAATTAGGAAATCTGTAAACATCGAATGTGATTCATTACGGCATTTTGCAACGCATGAAAATCTTGAAACAATTGGTGATTACATTTCTACAGACGCATTAGACCTTGCAAAGAAATGGATTGAAAGAGGTTATCTGCCGATAGTCACATGGCCAATGTATGGCGAAGGATTAAAGAAGCTGATAAGTTATTCTAAAGAACTTGGCATTGAACCGGTTATAATCAACTTAATTCCTTCCAAAGAAACTGCCAAACAAAACAGAGGAGAAAGAGAACTTACAGAAAAAGAATTTAACCGGATTGAGTATATGTACGAAGTTGAAAATATCGGAAATCCTGAACTGGGATTTTCGATTGACAATTCTAATCAAACTGTTGACGAAACCGTAAAAGAAGTTATGGCACATATTTCAGAAATATCAAAATCCTACTTATAAAATTTATTATACATTTCTAAAAACTCACTCACTAAAAAGAAGGAACCTGTAACTAAAATCATATCCTTTTTATCAGCTAAATTAAGTGCATGAGAGAAGGCATCGTTCAGATTTTGTACAGGAATAAATTTTGATTTATTCTTTACAGATTCAAATAACTTCTGCGGTTCTTCGGCACGCGGATAAAGCGGTCTTGTTAAAATAATTTTTGCATCAAGCTTTGAAAGTATATTCAGGCATTTCTGATAATTTTTATCCTTCATCATTCCAAAAAGTATAATGAGTTTTTTATATTTAAAATATTTCAAATTGGCTTCAATATTTTCAAATGCCTGTTCATTGTGTGATACGTCTGTAACAATTTTTGGAGATTGCTTTATTACATCAAAGCGCCCGTAAAAATTTGAGTTAGCTTTTATGTTGGATAATCCTTTTTGAATTATACTATTTGTAAAATTAATTTTATTTTTTTCGGAAAGAACATTTATCGCTGTCAGTGCAGTTCTTAAATTATTAATTTGATAATCTCCTATTAAAGGAAATTTGAATTTCTGATTTTCAAATTCAAAATCTAATCCCTTTTCACTTCGCTTTATTATATTAATTTCCTTACTCGAAGAATTTATTAGTTTAGATTTGGTCTTCTCAGCTTTCTCCATTATTTCTTTTATAGCTGCACGTTTAAGATTGCCGACAACTACAGGTACATTTTTTTTAATAATTCCTGCTTTTTCATAGGCTATTTTTTCAATTGTGTCTCCTAAAAAATCTACGTGGTCAATTGCTATTGTAGTAATTATTGAAAGCTCTGGCATTAATACATTTGTAGAATCCAATCTTCCGCCAAGCCCGGTTTCAATCACAGCGTAATCAACTTTTTTCTTTGAGAAATATTCAAACACCATTGCTGTCGCGACTTCAAAAAAACTCGGCTCAATTTTTTTTACTAAAGGGTTAATCTTATTTGTAAAATCTATAATGAATTTCTTTGAAGCCCATTCACCGTTTACTAATATTCTTTCTCTGAAATCTGTTATGTGAGGTGATGTATATAATCCGCATCTGAAACCTTTTTCTATTAATATCGAGTTTATTATAGAAGAGACGGAACCTTTTCCGTTTGTTCCTGCAATATGGATTGACTTAAAGTTCTTTTCAGGATTTCCAAGAAAGCTTAACAGCTTTTTTATGTTGTTAAGATTATATTTTATTCCTCTTCTCTCGAGTTTGAAAAGGTAATCGATAGTTTTATTGTAATCAGTAAACAAGATGTAAAATTTTGTGTGTAATTTACTTTAATCATCAAACTAATTAAATGCTAAAGTCCTCTCTATTTAAATATTATGTGAGTATATTTTTAATTAATTTGTTCTTTTATGACTAAAAGAAAGCTGCAAATAATAATTGATGCCTTAGAGAATGAATATCACTCAAAAACAATCGGCTTCAGCAGTAAAAATATTCTTGATGTACTTATTGCAATAAAGCTTTCGCAGAATACAACTGATAAGTCTTCCCATAAAGCTTATACAAACTTACGAAGTGAATACAAAACATGGGAAGAAGTTGCCGATGCTCCGTTAAATAAAATAAAAGAACTAATTAAAGTATGCGGGCTTGCAAATACTAAAGCTCCGCAGATACAAAACATGCTGAAGGAAATGCAGAAGAAATATGGCAGTCTGAATCTGGATTTCTTTTATAAAAAAAGTAACAATGAAATATATGAAGAACTTTTGCAGCATAGCGGTCTTGGAGTAAAAACAATTTCATGCGTTCTTGCTTTTGCAATGGGCAGAAGTGTTTTTCCGGTCGATACTCACGTTCACAGAATTTTAAACAGAACAGGAGTTGTACAAACAACAACGGCAGAAAAAACATTCGAAGCTGCGACGAAGATTATTCCGGATGAAGAGAAAGTTTCGTTTCATACAAACCTTATAAAATTCGGACGCAATTATTGCAGAGCTATAAATCCTTTATGCAATAAATGTTTTATTTATAAAGAATGCGAATGGGCGGAAAAGAAATTTTATAAAGAAGCCAACAAAGAAACAGAAATAAATGAAAACAATTTTATAATAGTAGATCATATTTAGAATTTGATTTTAGATAAAAATAAAATACAGAAGATACTGGTAATAAAATTCGGCGGAATGGGTGACATCCTTCTTACTACTCCTGTGCTGCCAAATCTAAAAGCATATTTCCCTAAGGCTGAGATTTATTTCCTTACCTTGGAGCATTCACGTGACCTTCTGTTTGATAATCCATATATCTCACGTGCGTTCACTTATACTCCCAGTGAAGACGACTCACTTTTTTTAATCCGCACAATAAGAAAACAAAGATACGATTTAGTAATTGACCTCTACTGCAATCCCAGGACTGCAATGATAACTTTTTGCAGCGGAGCTAAGTACCGCTTCGGCTTCCGTTTCAGAGGAAGAAAGTATGCATACAATATAATGACTGACGGAAGAGGCGGTGAAGTCCACAATATTGATTTCAACTTAGATGCATTACGAAAACTAGAGATACCAATTTTCACAAAGGATATGTTTATCCCTGTAAACATTGTTCACAA
The genomic region above belongs to Bacteroidota bacterium and contains:
- a CDS encoding endonuclease III yields the protein MTKRKLQIIIDALENEYHSKTIGFSSKNILDVLIAIKLSQNTTDKSSHKAYTNLRSEYKTWEEVADAPLNKIKELIKVCGLANTKAPQIQNMLKEMQKKYGSLNLDFFYKKSNNEIYEELLQHSGLGVKTISCVLAFAMGRSVFPVDTHVHRILNRTGVVQTTTAEKTFEAATKIIPDEEKVSFHTNLIKFGRNYCRAINPLCNKCFIYKECEWAEKKFYKEANKETEINENNFIIVDHI
- a CDS encoding 3-hydroxybutyryl-CoA dehydrogenase → MNFSDIKTIGVIGSGTMGRGIAISTATAGYNTILYDINDEIISNAKASIDKGLQKGVEKNKITLEAKEQILGRLYLTSDFNSFSGADFIIEAAPESMDLKKKLFTDLDIICRDNVILSTNTSSLSITTISTIVKKNPERVIGMHFFNPANIMKLVEIVKGDFTSDSAIKATTELTLAIKKVPVLAKDTPAFIVNRIARPFYGEALRILSEGTSDVKTIDSVMKTCGGFAMGPFELMDLIGIDVNFSVTKSVYDAFFNDAKYRPNFIQKKMVDANLLGRKTKKGFYSYDK
- a CDS encoding bifunctional folylpolyglutamate synthase/dihydrofolate synthase, whose protein sequence is MFTDYNKTIDYLFKLERRGIKYNLNNIKKLLSFLGNPEKNFKSIHIAGTNGKGSVSSIINSILIEKGFRCGLYTSPHITDFRERILVNGEWASKKFIIDFTNKINPLVKKIEPSFFEVATAMVFEYFSKKKVDYAVIETGLGGRLDSTNVLMPELSIITTIAIDHVDFLGDTIEKIAYEKAGIIKKNVPVVVGNLKRAAIKEIMEKAEKTKSKLINSSSKEINIIKRSEKGLDFEFENQKFKFPLIGDYQINNLRTALTAINVLSEKNKINFTNSIIQKGLSNIKANSNFYGRFDVIKQSPKIVTDVSHNEQAFENIEANLKYFKYKKLIILFGMMKDKNYQKCLNILSKLDAKIILTRPLYPRAEEPQKLFESVKNKSKFIPVQNLNDAFSHALNLADKKDMILVTGSFFLVSEFLEMYNKFYK